TGAAATTGTGGTGGTAGtcaaattttgtatataaaattgcCATGCCCTCGGAGGTAACTGCAAATGATTTACTCCAATGTACAGTCTTCACAATATATGAATTTCTTTGCAGCTCTGTATTTGTATGGAGTGGCCGCTATATGTATACATACCTAAAACACAAGCAGATGCTCTACGCCAGGTCCTGACTGGCTTGTTCCTCCTGCTGACCATGTGGTCGGTGTTTAAAGGAAAACAGGAATCTTTGGTAAATCCCTGCTATAGCAACAAGACAGTTTTCATCAAGTTtgtgaaatgtaattttattaattaatagaaGGGCATGTCTGACCAGACACATtgttcccaaataaataaaatctcagcaTCATTAAAAGCACACAAACACGCAGTTTAACAGGGTACAATACAAAGTCAATTGAGATGATGTTCTTACTTGCATTTACTAAAAATCTGAGAAAGACTGTATTAATCTCTAAATAATTATCTTGCATAAAGAGAAAAGTAGAGCACAATTATTTTGTAGAAGTTTTTGGGAGTGACAATTTGAGAAGACTTcgtttaaaatatattaaggtaCATCACAGGTCAAATCACATTCTGTTAACATTACAACATGGAATTGTacttaatcaaaaataaaagtggctAAAGAAGGCTGTATACTTTCTTCTTCTAACATTATGCTAATTTCTATTTTTGGCATGAGTTAATAACTTTTTCCATTAGTAGGAAAATGTGCTCTGCAAACTCTCGGAGGGCACCACGGCCACCATTGCATTTGCAAATATATCCAACAGCTTTCTGGGCAGTAGAGCAGGCATCAGCAGGCACACCACTTAGGCCCACTTTCTTCAAGCACTCCTCGTCAGATACTTCATTTCCTACCAAGTGAAAGAAACACTGGGTAAGAATTTAAGGAGACAAAGAATACTCAGTTCTAATAAGGCAAAACAGGTAAGTAATTCTGGTGGCCTCAGTAAGACCTCAAGCACAGCATTTAAGAATACCCCAGATTattgggttatggactttggagagggtatgtgctatggtgagtgctgtgaagtgtacgaacctgacgattcacagacctgtacccctagggttAATAAaaccttatatgttaattaaaaaataaaagattattttaaaaaaaagaagcatttacaAGTGTAACTGAGGTCTAGGATTCTCTGTAAGCAATTCAAAATCAACTCTTATCAGTTAAAGGAGAATGGATTATAATTTCTGATTGCTATGCATATTAGAATTATGAGAAATTCTGTAAGTAAAATGTGAATTATctaaacttttcatttaaaaaatcccaaacacaTGCAAGAACCCCAAGTTTATGTGGAATGATTATCAATGTTTTCGATCATTTAtcaatgtttttctctttgctccacCCCTTAGTTTTTTAGAGGGCTAGGAAGGAATTCTTAGACATCATGTTTTTACCCCAAAGCTCTTCAGCATCTACCTCTAACACATACCTATCTCTAATAggtacgtctttttttttttttttttttttaagtgagacaGTATCATCAAATTAACAATACCCacaattccttaatatcatcttGGGGCAtgtggctagctcagttggttaagcatctgcctttggctcaggtcatgatcctggggtcctgggattgagccccatgctgggctccctacttagttgggggtctgcttgtgctctctccccgctcctctctcaaataagtaaataaataaatcttaaaaaaaaatatcatctaGTAACTTAGTGTGTGCTCAAATATCCtattgtcttaaaaaaatttttttttatagttgatCTGTTTGCATCAGAAGCCAAAGTCCACAACTGGATTCTATTGCTCTATATCTTAAGTACTTTTAATGTGTAACAGTTCTCTTTGATTATTCGTTGAAGAATTACCATCAGACTGACAAAACTATACCCTTTCTCCACCTGCCCTGCTATGCTCTCCCCCTTTCTGTTTTGTGAGATAGGATGAATTTCAGAAGCACCCAGTACCTCAGATTCTCCATTCCGAGTAGAATTATTAGTATACCATAGACCAACTACTACTAATAAAATGCttgttaaaaaaagttttaaatctgTTCCACATTAATCTAATGAAAATTTCTAAATGATTAAATGTattgaaatctgaattttttcaCTGAAAGGTGATGaaaattcaagtatttattttgaataatctacctctgaaactaagcTATGTTTTGTAAAACTTACCTATATAAGTGTTGATATTTTTAAGGAACAAATTTTCATACGTTTGTTTGACCCATGCAAAGTAGTGTTCTgatcttaaattaaaatttggagtcttctcctattttcttgttttctagcctctgctttttatagttttttaaaaaaaatttatataagtaATGCATATTTTtggtagaaacatttttttaaatcaaggcaaaaacaaaatcactatcaTCTTAATTACCACTATTTCTGGATCATCACTATATTTTGGCATATGCAATTGCATGATTTTACCAACATAAGTGATACACACTATTATTACTACCTTCAGGCACTATAGTAGGCATcttatattatttctaattttctttccaatAGCTTTATAAAGTTTGCTTTGCATTTATACTATAAATAGGAAAACCAAGGTTTGGAGAAGCTCGCTGAGGGTCGCATGATACTTAGTACACCTGGAATTTGTTGTATGTGCCACTAAAATTGTTTTCTCCTTACAAAAACTATATCATTTTCTATCAAGGGCTCTGTCGTCTTCTCCACTGAATCTGCACATGTGGTTCAAAGGCAATTCCTGAAGTCCTCAGATGACCTGTTCCCAAAGCATTCCCGTGCtgcttcttttgaggcccatgtTACCCTTGTAACTACCTATCTCACACATGGCTTATGTCATATGTATTTCAATAACTTGTCATctttaatatctaaaatgtagACATGAGACTGCAAGCTCGGGAGGCAGTCTCAGCAACCGCCCCTAAGCCTGCACACAGCGTATCTGCTAAATGCCACCCGTCAAAACCTTGACACATGACCCTCTTAGTACAGATTACATGGTTGCAGAGCGTTCCACTTTGTGGATGTTTTATGCTTGCAGGGTATTTAAGTgggccctttttctttttttctccattattcaCTCTTTGTCTAATTTCCTTCTGGAATTGGAACTGAAGAGTTAAAACTTGGAGCATTTTAATAAAGCAAACACCATCCAAAGTGTACTTCCTATATGTTAGGGATCTGCTAAGTGCTTTACCCAGATTACCTCATTGCTTCCTATGACAGTCTTATGACACAGGTACTCTTGACATTTCcagtttacagaggaggaaatgaaggctCACCTTACCAAAGCTGACCAGTCAGGTgtggtctgactccaaagccatgTGTCAGTAATCATTCTATTAGGATACAACTGATATAGTACTGATACAGTACTCATATAGTACTGACATGTACTATCAAACTAACCCCCAGAAAGCCCATCCCAATTTAGCACTTTCCTCAGTGGTGCAGAGAGTTTCTATTTCTCTACAATTATGCCAATCTTgggaattttctttatttctctatttctttaaaaaagaaagaaagaaaaaagaaaaaccctggtCCACTTTATGATGACTGAATAATAAGATACCAACCAAGATACGCCACTTCTTTCCAGCACAGGCCCATTTCTTTTCTCCACTCGTCCAGAACTGCCAGCTTGTCTGGCACATTGACTTCCATTTTGCAATCCAGTTTTAAGGAAGAGAGTGTCTGCTTTGAACATGCCCTTTCTGAGATTAACctcaccttaaaaaataaaaaaagaagagaaaagaaagaagggcaaaatgaataaataaacaagtatttcctaataaaataaaacctggtAAATAATATGAGTCACAAATGAGTGAAGGACCAATTAAGTAAAatcaaatgctattttaaaatgatgaatttttacaACATTTTCTAATAGTCCAATAAAGGTAAAAGACACTGTTTTTTTATAGTGGGAAGGAACCTATctgcagtttaaaaaatatacattgtctGATGCTAACCTAAAATTCTCCTATAATTCAATTTATCCAGAGGAAAGTCTACAACTTGTCTCTTGTGCTGCTTAGGTATGTACACATATTTAAGATTTCTAGGGAATTATAAGAAATTATCTtagctttcatttttgaaaatatattaagttattttgagttaaaattttCAATCATAAGAATAAGCTAATCTTAAAAAATCCACAAgatatttgcttttttccctaaATCCTGATACCtattttttatgaaatgtttcttATTGAAAGATCCTACAGGAATTACTAGAcaattaccatttaaaaataatatgtttactgaataaacaagaaatatttgttgattgacaAATTCCTAATTTTATTCATCTAAGAGTAAAGGTATGACAGTTTTCTAGCCATGTGAAGGctaaatttcagatattttaatagagaatactaaaaatttaaatctatttcCCTCACATGTTCTTTGACCCTGAATCATCACCTTGAAAAACATCACTATATTCAgggggcacatacctcaataccacTTTTCTTTAATAAACTTATCCCAATAGCATCTTTTACATCataagatattatttctttttggtctCCTGATACATAAATGTGGCCATTGGTGAGACATCCATCAATATTGCAAAccaaaagttttatttccttaagcTTCTCTTTGCCAAAATAGCCATAtctaaaagaaaccaaaatagaCCTCTGAGTACAAATGCAATACTAATCACTCCCTCTCGACGGGCTAACACCAGTTAACTTAATAACCATTCCCACTCCGTTACTCAAACATTACCCTTCACATTCACGTCACACATACACTTCAACTTCCAGTGCAAACCTTGAGTAGAGTGGTCTAACCAGACTATGTGTTTCTCAAGTTACTGAATAAGTCATCTATAGGCATGTTTTATGTGTCTGTCTTCCTCACGTGAACAGACTATTTACAAAGATCCTAAAATGTCTGGAGTATCAAAAATTAGTGTCTAGAAAACTGAACATATCTACTAAAAGTATGTCAGGGTCCAGTGCAAAGGCTGTGCAAGTCTTGTTTTTACCTTAATACTCTTTGTTCTGCAATAGGCCAATCAATATCCACATCTATATCCACACTGTGCTCAGCTCGCATTTCGTAGTATGCCATTTTTCCACCCTAAAGATGGTATAAATGCCATGAGtactgtttttaacatttattcacAATTCCAAAAGTTTATAATAATGCAGAACCAtgaattcatttcatttctacaatactgagaaaaaaaataaccgaGCAAAAtgacatttaacaaataattttttgagggaaaacCTTTTTGTTTCCTATATCTTCAAACCATAGGCCATAATATTCTTCAAATTCTGTCCACATAGTGCAAGCTTCCCATTTTTAAGTAGATTTCTATTTTAAGActgaaaaaagcagaaatagccATCTTCCAATATTCTGAcaaaaaaattttctagaaattgCCTAATTGTATCCCCTTCCTCTGATAGTTTCTCCTGTCATCATCCAAAGCAGTATAAAGATTTTCAGAActtatgttttaatttgcaactAAGTGGCAAGATTGGGGAGGAAAAATAACTGTAGTATCTATTGTACAGAATTGTCTTAGATCCCTGAAGTACAGGTAGGAGTGGACATTAATTGTCTGGATCACATGTGGGCAAAGGGAGGGACAGTTTCCTGATCTGGGGGTCTGGGGGCAAAGGGGGAGGCCTTTCCTATGACTGTGAAAATCTGAATATCAAAATCAACTACTGGAAAATTTCGTTTTTTAGAATTGTCAGTCTCTTCATAAATCTTACGATGAGATAGTTCTTTGTTCTCCACACTTTAGGAAAGGGTCAAGTAACAGTCAACTTAGCACAGAGTTTGGAAAGAGTGCTATCTACATGTGTCAAACCTAATTTTCCTGAATACTCTAACTTTACTAAACAGTCTACAGTTTGCCTATATACTGCCAGAAGATTGTTAAAAACCCTCTTACCTCAGAACGTAAGTCACATTAGAATTTTTACTATAGTAagtagagggttttttttaaatgctgattttGAGTAACATAAGGACCTGAATCCAAATCCTAATAGTACCACTTCTACGTATTTATTCCCTGAgccaattatttcctttttttaaagcagccaCTCCCTTCTCTATAAAATTGGGCCAGGAATGTCTACTTTATTCCACTGCTATGCAAATTACATGAGATACCCTATGTAAAGTGTACAGTCCTTGGTACATAGTAAGGGCTGAATAAATAACTGCTATTAACCGAAAggaacaaatactatatgatgcAACCATGTAGGCTCTAAAGATGTGAGAAATatccccccctccccattttaaaatgagagcaATGAGcttcagaaaagataaaatgtattttcaaagccACATAGTTAGAGGTGGAGAACTATAATCTGGCTTTCCTGACACCCAGGTTGGTGATCTTCCACATCTACTAtgttattttgtctctttttgaaaGCAATAGATTTTTATTCAACTGTACAACCACAACCTGATGGTAAAAAACTATggattaaaaagagaattttgaatggaataaaatgaaaatcaggaCATGTGTACAACATTCAGTATCTGATTCATTTCTTAGTTGTAGCGGAATTCCTTGCTTATTCACTGAATGGATTCCAAAGATTAGTTTATTGTAAGCCTACAGGATAAAGGCCTCAGATGATAAATCTTATCAGTTATTGCCTTTCCTCCAGAAActgatattttcctttatgaaCTGTGCCATACGTCTTCCTTAGAACTGAGTTATACACATAAAaaggtttaaaagatttttgcAGAATGAAGGCACAAACCTGTAAATAACCCATCTCTATCAAATGTCtcttagcaaaataaaatgagcCATTTTCATATAATTCTCCATCCCAGTCTTGTCGACGAGGTCGTTTAGCTGGATTCAAATTCAGAGGCTCAGTCACTTCACGAACTAAAAGCAAAAAGCTATAGTAAGTCTCTGTTGCTTTGAATACTGAGTATTCAtttagtagttttaaaaaataaactgaaactgtaaaatagattttttaaaggaataaaatctctAATGATGCTGAAGATTTATCTTTggtaatattatttaataattattatctaatcatagaaaaataaagtattttacagAGGAATTCTGAATAATTGAGATTttgaggcatttttaaaaatacaaggttCTGGGAGGACATCAAGGCAACCTTAAGGCAGCTTCAAAAGGACTGaacgtgggcgcctgggtggctcagagcgttggtcctctgccttcggctcaggtcatgatctcagggtcttgggatagagccccgcattgggctctctgctcggcagggagcctgcttctccctctctctgcctgcctctctgcctacttctgatctctgtcaaataaataaataaaatctttaaaagaaaaaaaaggattgaaCTTGTCATATAATATCCttacttgaatattttaatatagttctCATTATTAAGTATTTACTTCTATAGAAATACAGTGTACATGTTTATACAAGGTAGTTGAGAAATTACTTGCAGAGAGTTATTACAGAAAACTGAAGATTACCTCATTGAATTATTGAGACTTTTATATTGATAAAAATGTTTGTATATTACATATTCTtaccagtaatttaaaaatatactaagcataataataaataatattaacttaTTACTATCCATGGTAATGAAGGTTCAGTGATATCAGCATTAGTGATTACAACATGATAGAACAAACGAAGCTCTCAGTACTGGTAAATAGTGATCCTCTTGccttttcactgtattttttccaaactGTGCTTATGGGTGTGTATTGACATGCATACATGattctgtgcgtgtgtgtgtgtgtttgtgcatgtgtgtttaaaGCTGGTGAttattcagaatcttttttattcaaattttggTTGTCAATTCTAGAAGCAATGGCTTCTAGAAATAACTTTACTTACTTCGCTAACTAAAACCATCCTTTTTTCAATCCTAGTCCATCAGTGCTTGATATAACCTAGGAAAAATATTCAGCAAATACACACTGATTAGCTACATAGGGTATAGTTTTAAAGGCACTGGATACAGAGCAGTGAATACAACTCTTTCCACTTTAACAGAATGTGCAATCTAGTGGTGCAGATAGGCAATAAACAAACTAAT
This genomic interval from Mustela erminea isolate mMusErm1 chromosome 6, mMusErm1.Pri, whole genome shotgun sequence contains the following:
- the CMAS gene encoding N-acylneuraminate cytidylyltransferase, coding for MDSVEKGAATSVSNPRGRPSRGRPPKLQRNSRGGQGRGVEKPPHLAALILARGGSKGIPLKNIKHLAGVPLIGWVLRAALDSGVFQSVWVSTDHDEIENVAKQFGAQVHRRSSEVSKDSSTSLDAIIEFLNYHNEVDIVGNIQATSPCLHPTDLQKVAEMIREEGYDSVFSVVRRHQFRWSEIQKGVREVTEPLNLNPAKRPRRQDWDGELYENGSFYFAKRHLIEMGYLQGGKMAYYEMRAEHSVDIDVDIDWPIAEQRVLRYGYFGKEKLKEIKLLVCNIDGCLTNGHIYVSGDQKEIISYDVKDAIGISLLKKSGIEVRLISERACSKQTLSSLKLDCKMEVNVPDKLAVLDEWRKEMGLCWKEVAYLGNEVSDEECLKKVGLSGVPADACSTAQKAVGYICKCNGGRGALREFAEHIFLLMEKVINSCQK